The sequence GGATGAAGACGCCGCTGTCGCCGGCGTGGCGCTGCATGCGCACGCGGTCGCCGAGCACCGCGCCGCCGGTGAACGGGCTCGACGGATCGACCGCGACGATGCCCACGCTCTGGCCGCCCTTGCGGATCACCGCCGTGAGATCGTCGACGAGCGTGCTCTTGCCGGCGCCGGGCGGGCCGGTGACTCCGATGATGTGCGCGCGCCCGGTTCGCGGATACAGCGCCGAGACCAGCGACGCGGCGGCCGGATCGTCGTTCTCGATCAGCGTGATGGCGCGCGCCAACGCCCGCCAATCGGACGCGAGCACGCGTTTGGCGAGTTCGCGGCCGCGCTCGTCCGCCGTATCGCGCTGGTGAGCCGGGGACTGCATGCGGCTTTGAGTTCACGGCGACACTGAGGGGCGCCTGCGCCGGGCGCCGAACGCAGCGCACCAATGAAAAGCTCCGAGCAGGTCAGGATACCCGTGCGCAAGCCGTTTTCGGTGTTTGCGACGGCTATCTCTCATGGCTGGTATCAGACCATGCCGTTTCGCCTCGACAGCACGCGCGGCGTACTGCAGCGCGTCGAGCAATTGATGGATGGCAGCGTCGTGCTGCTCGAGATGCGGGATGAACCTTCGACGCGTCGCGGCTATCGCGATGCCGTGGTCGATGTGATCGGAGAACGCGCGGGCGACCCGGGCGTCGCACAGGAGATGGCGCGCCGCGCCACCGTCATGCTGCATCTCGACGAGGATCTGCGCGGGTTCTACGCGCTTGCGCGCGAGCGCGCCGACCTCTCGCACGTGCTCGAGCACGGCGCCGGACGCGTCATGCGCGCCTCCACCCTTTGGGAGGACGTGATCAAGACAGTGCTCGGGACCAACGTGCTGTGGAGCCAAGCAGTCGTCATGATCAACCGCGTCGCGGATCTCGGCGAACCGTTCCCCGGCGATCCGACACTCAAAGCGTGGCCCTCCCCAGGACGCATCGCACGCGCGGGCGAGAAGCACCTGCGCGACGTCGTGCGGGCCGGCTATCGCGCGCCGTACATCATCGAGCTGGCCCGCGCGCAGAAATCCGGCGCGATCGATTTCGACGCGATCGAGGCGCAGTCGCAAACAGACGATTCGATCGTGCTGTTCAAGAAGCTCCTAGCGCTCAAAGGCGTCGGCAAGTCGTCGGCGCACTTTCTCATGAACCTGCTCGGCCATTACGACCACATCTCGGTGGACAGCGCGACGTTCGCCTACGCCAAGCGCGCTCTCTTCAGGGGCAGGCGCCCGACGGAGAAGCAGATCCGTCGGCGCTTCGCGGAGTTCGGCAAGTGGCAGTCGCTGGTGTATTGGTTCGGCCGCTGGTCGCCGAAGCGGGAGTGGTGGGCGGACGCGAGCGGCCGCGCCTCAATGTAGGCTGGGGTTGACCAGCACCGTGCCCGGGAAATACGCAGCGACGATCGGGGCGGCGAGCATGCCCGCATTCGCGCGTCCGCGCGCGCCCCATTGGCACATGCCGACGCCGTGCCCCAATCCGTGTCCGGTGAAGACGTAGCCCTCGGTCGATTCCCGGACATCGAACATCGCGCTGGGCAGCACTTTATAGCCGAGCACGCTGCCGACTTGAGTGTAGAACTGATGCCCGTCCACGTCGTCCGCCGAGGTGGCCGGGCGCACGATGCGCACCGTCTTCGCGCGTCCGTCCGTCCAGCGATCGGTCACGATGATGTCCGAAAGATCGCCGAACACCTGGCCGAGCGCTTGCGGCGACACCGCGTTCTCCCACGCGAAGTACGGCGCGGGCGTGCAATACGGGCGCCCGCGGTCGTCGGTGTCGGCGATGCCGTACAGATATGCAGGGCCTGGATGTCCGGTGAGCTCGTTCGACCCTGCCGTATGGCCGCCGCACACCGCGCTGTAGAAGACGTCCGCCGGCGCTCCCCCCGCGGTGATCATCATGCCGGCGGTCGCCGCGGCGGCGCTGGTGAACGCCGGCGCGATAGTGTCGGATCCTTCGTAGACCTGGTTCGACGTATCGTCCGTGACGTCGTACGCTTTGGCGGCGCTATGCACCGCCGCGCGCAGCCCGTACGTGCGCGAGACGATCGCCTGCGCCTTGATCGACTCGACCGCCCAGCTCGGGCTGATCTCAGACGCCAGGGTTGACGCGACATAGGATTCGACGTCGATCGCGTTCACCACGAGCGCAGACGATCGAACGCGCTGGAGCGTGATCGCCCCGCCGTAATGGCGCGACGGCAGCGCGGTGCCGGCT is a genomic window of Candidatus Eremiobacteraceae bacterium containing:
- a CDS encoding SpoIID/LytB domain-containing protein encodes the protein MHRSTRRHFIAGGVAMAALGAGRALAATHTPAPLPQVIRVRLYSGQTIARVQISGTAPLELSIGTATREMTALTFDGVAGTLTGDLTNLTLGDAPVVVRSAAPVLVSATAGTALPSRHYGGAITLQRVRSSALVVNAIDVESYVASTLASEISPSWAVESIKAQAIVSRTYGLRAAVHSAAKAYDVTDDTSNQVYEGSDTIAPAFTSAAAATAGMMITAGGAPADVFYSAVCGGHTAGSNELTGHPGPAYLYGIADTDDRGRPYCTPAPYFAWENAVSPQALGQVFGDLSDIIVTDRWTDGRAKTVRIVRPATSADDVDGHQFYTQVGSVLGYKVLPSAMFDVRESTEGYVFTGHGLGHGVGMCQWGARGRANAGMLAAPIVAAYFPGTVLVNPSLH